The Deinococcus misasensis DSM 22328 DNA segment TTCAGGGGTTTTGGATGCAATGGATACCAAAAGATGGGGGTTTGGTGAAATTGTGATTTGGGGAACGGTTGTGAATGCCGAGAGCCGAGGGCACAGGGCCGAGGGCAATGGAAAGCTCTGGCATCAGCAATACAGGGCGAAGCATGCCTCGCCCCTACAATTTCCCTTGACCATCTCTGCCACGTATCACACGATGCTCTCGGCTCTCGGCTCTCGGCTCTCGGCTCTCGGCTCTCGGCTCTCGGCTCTCGGCTCTCGGCTCTCGGCTCTCGGCTCTCGGCTCTGGTCAAATCCAGCCGCTCCAGACCCCGATGCATCCAAATCCAGATCCTGTGCAAATAAGCCTCCAAGACGAAACACCTTTGCTTCGCTGTGCCTGTTTCGCAAGGAGGACCCCATGAACCTAGGATTTCCAGAAATCATCATGATTCTCGTGCTGGCCCTGCTGGTCTTCGGGCCCAAGAAGCTCCCTGAACTGGGCAAAAGCCTCGGGCAGGGCATCCGTGAATTCAAGAAAGGGACGCGCAGTTTGCAGGACGACCTTTCGGATTCCCTGAAAGACCCCGAGCCTGCTCCAGAGAAAGTGAAAGCCAGCTGACATGCAGCCTGCGTCCATGCAGACGACCCCTTTCAAGGAAGCCCCGTTGCTGGACCACCTTGAAGAGTTGCGGCTGCGTTTGATTTACGGTCTGGGCTTCTGGACGGCCGGGTCGGCTCTGGCCTACACCTACCGCGATCAGCTGATGGAGGTGCTCAAAGGCCCTCTGAACGGACACATTCAGGCCGGACACAGCGTGGAAATCGTGACCCTTTCGGTCACGGAACCCCTCATCACAGCCCTGCAACTGTCTGCGTTTGGTGGTCTGGTGGTGGCCCTGCCTTTTCTGGTCTACCAGATCTGGGCTTTTGTGGCCCCCGGTCTGACCCATGAAGAACGCAAGTGGGGCGCACCGTTTGTGCTGGGTCTGGGGCTGTCTTTTGCTCTGGGCGTGTATTTTTGCTACAAGGTGATTTTGCCGGCTGCCCTGCCGTTTTTGCTGGGTTTTCTGGGAGGGATCACCAATCTGCTTTCCATTGGTCAGTACATCGGCCAGATGGTGACGTATCTGGCCACTTTTGGTCTGGTCTTCGAGTTGCCCCTGACCATTTTCCTGCTGACCAAAGTGGGTCTGGTGAACAGCCAGATGCTCTCTGGCATCCGCAAGTACGCCTTCATTGGTCTGACGGTGGTTTCGGCGATCATCACGCCCACCGCAGACCCTTTCAACCTCACGTTGATGGCAGTGCCCCTGTACCTGCTGTTCGAACTGGGGATTCTGTTCTCACGCATGGCAGAGAAAAAACCACGCACCATCAAACATTAAGGTCTGCCAGAGCATCCGATGCATCCAATCTGTTCTTTCATGCAAATGAACAGTTGAGGATCCAAACCACCTCAAAATTCAAGGTCCCATTTCTCTGGACGGAAGCCCACTTCCGGTCCTTCAGGAGGTCATTGTCATGAGCGAAAACAAAACCAACCGCCGTCAGTTTCTGGGAAGCCTCGGTCTCGTGGGTGCAGGAGCCATGCTTGGTTCTTGCGCTGTGGTGGCTGCGCCCAACAAGCCCAACATCGACATCGATGTGCTCAACTTCGCACTGAACCTCGAATACCTCGAAGCGGAGTTCTACCTCTGGGCTGCATTTGGCCGTGGTCTCAGTGCAGCCGACTCTGGTGGCGGACCTGCTTCTGTGGGGGGGCGCAAAGTGAACTTCACCGACGACCGGGTGCGCCAGTACGCCGAGGAAATCGCCATGGACGAAGAAGCCCACGTGCGTGCCCTGCGGGCCACCATCATCGCTCTGGGGGGCAAACCTGTGGCCCGTCCCAAAATCGACATCGGGGCAGCTTTCACGGCAGCTGCCAGTGCAGCCAGCAATGGAGCCATCAAGGATTTTGATGCTTACGCCAACGACCTGACCTTCATGCACGGGGCTTTCGTGTTCGAGGATGTGGGCGTGACCGCCTACAACGGCGCAGCCACCCTGATCACCGATCCCAAAATCCTGCAAGCTGCAGCCGGCATTCTGGCCGTGGAAGCCTACCACGCCGGAGAAGTGCGGACTTACCTGTACGCCAACAAGGACCAGATGGCTTACGGCCTGAAAGTCGAGCAAATCATCGCAGCCATTTCTGCCCTGCGTGGCAAAGTGGGCGGTGGCAAAGACGAAGGCATCACCAAAAACGGCAAGGCCAACATTGTGGCTGCTGATGAAAACGCCATTGCCTACGCACGCACCACCGCAGAAGTGTTGCGCATCGTGTACCTCGGGAATGTGGGCAAAGGTGGCTTCTACCCTGATGGTTTGAACGGCAACATCAAATGATGCCGAGGGCCCAGAGCCGAGGGCAAAGGGCCAAAGACTGACCTTCGGGCTTCAGGTTTTTTCTCCAGTCGGAAATGTCAAAGAGGAACCTCACAAGGGTTCCTCTGTTTCTGGTTTTTCATCGCTCCATCTTTTGCGAGCCATGAAATGCCTGTCCTTTTCTGCTCTGGGCCCTCGGCAATCTTTCAGATCAACGGCAATTCTTCAAGCTGGTCCTCAAACCTCTCGGGCTTGAAGTCCTGCTGGTCAAAGGCGATGTCTCCCTCTTCCACCACGGTGTCTCTGGTGAGGCCCAGGAAATCAAAGAGGTTGGGGTCCAGCAGGTGGCTGGCGCTCACATGGCTGAGGGCACGGAAGATGTTGTTCAAACGGCCCGGACTCTGGCGTTCCCAGCTTTCCAGCATTTCGCCAACAATGCGGCGTTGCAGGTTTTCCTGAGAACCACACAGGTTGCAGGGAATGATCGGAAATTCGCGTGCTCGGGCATAACGCTCGATGTCCCTTTCCGTGCAGTAGGCCAGAGGACGGATCACCACGTTCTGACCGTCGTCGGAGACCAGTTTGGGTGGCATGGCCTTCAGGCGGCTTCCAAAGAACATGTTCATGAAGAAGGTTTCGAGGATGTCGTCCCGGTGGTGACCCAGAGCGATTTTGTTGGCCCCGATTTCTTTGGCAAAGGTATAGATGGCCCCACGGCGCAACCTGGAGCACAGGCTGCACATGGTTTTGCCTTCGGGGATTTTTTCTTTGACCACACTGTAGGTGTCCTGTTCGAGGATGTGGTGGTCCACCCCGAGGTTTTTCAGGTACTCGGGCAGGATGTGGCTGGGAAAACCGGGCTGTTTCTGGTCGAGGTTCATGGCGACCAGTTTGAAGTCGATGGGGGCCCGTTTTTGCAGTTCCATCAGGGTGTCCAGCATGGTGTAGGAGTCTTTGCCTCCAGAGAGGCACACCAGCACGGTGTCTCCGTCATCGATCATGCCGTAGTCGGTGATGGCCTGCGCCACCTGTCTTTCCAGCTGCCGTTTCAGCCGGTAAAAATTGCCAGAGTGTTCTTTCTCGTGTGTGTCCTGCATGTCAACCTGACCCATTGTACGGGATAACAGGCTTCACGAAGGGAACACAATCACGGTCAATGCAAGTCTGTTCTCTGGCATGTCATTTGAGAAAGCGTTCAGCGGTCAGCCCTCAGCCTTCAGCGAAAAGTCCATCCAGAGGCTTGGGCTGTAGGGAACAGCAAGATAAAAAGATCAAATGTCAAATCCCCACTCAGGTTTTGCAATCTCAAAGGGTCAGAAGCAGATTTTTTTTCTGGCTGACCGCTGACGGCTGATTGCTGATGGCTCTCTCTGTTGACATCGCCCGAACAGCGACTTTGCGTTTAACTTGGAAATACAATCACCACTCTGGCCCCCCTCAGGGTGTTTTCCAGATGCAGTCTGGCCTGATGCAGTTCGCAGATGCTGCGAACCACCTTCATGCCGATGCCAAACCCTTCCATGCTGACCGTTTCGGTTTCGTGGTTGTCAATCAATTCCTGTGGGAAGCCCTGTCCCTGATCCTGCACGGTCAGGGTGTGCTCGGAAACCTTCACATGGATTTCGCCGTTCTGGGTGTAGCGGATGGCGTTGAACACCAGATTTTCCACCAATCGGCTCAGAGCGATGCTGTCTCCCTGTACGGTGGTGGGTGCCCCATCAAATTCCAGAGACAGGTTCTTCTTCAGGGCGAGGGGCACCATCCGGTCGATCACCGTTCCGGTCACCTCCCACAAATCCACCTGCTGAAATTCCACCTGACTGCCCTGCAAGCGGGTCAGGGTGAGCAGGTTCACCGCCAGTCGTTCCAGATGTTCGGTGTTGCGGTGGAGGGTGCGCAGGGCCGTTTCATACACCTGCAGGTCTCGGGGTTTGGACAGGGTGTATTCCAGTTCGGCTTTCAAGGCGGTCAGTGGGGTGCGCAGCTCATGGCTGGCGACCCGCAGAAATTCCAGTTCGGTTTTGCGGGTGCGTTGCAGGGTTTGCAGGCTTTCCGAAAGGGCTCTGGCCAGCATGCCCACCTCGTCTGGACGGCTGGTTTCCGGGATGGGCTCGGGGCGGTCCAGTTTCTGGATGCGGGTGGTCAGGTTGTGCAGGGGTTTCAGGTTCTGCCCGAGCACCCACCCGGACCCGAGTGCACCAATGAGGGACATCAACAGGGTCAGGGGCACGCTGATGATTGCATAGGATTGCAGGGTTTCCTGCAAAGACTTCAGGGGCCTGCCCACCACCACTTCAAATTCAGCGCTGCGGATCCGGTACATGTGCCACCCCCCGAGGTTGCTGAATCCAGCGGTGATCGCCTCGGGCATGGTGCGGAAGTCGCTTTCCCAGATGATGTGGCCGTTTTTCTCGATGCGGGCATCCACAAACTCTGAACCCGAGGCCAAGGTTTCCAGCACCACATTGGGGATGTTGCTGCCTTCATAGACTTTGGCGGAGTTCATGACCAGTTGGGACTGGTCGCGCAACTCCTGATTCATGTCCGAGAGGCGCACCTGATACAACACAATCCCGGACAGCAAGCTCAGGGTGCCCAGAGCCAGAAAAAGCACCCCTCCGACCCACAGGGAGAGGCGGGTTTGCAGGTTCACAGGACCTCCTCTTTAAACGGTGGGAAAACGGTAGCCCACACCACGCACCGTTTCGACGATGCCATCGCCCAGTTTGCGACGCAGGTTGCGCACATACACATCAATCACGTTGGTTTCGGCATCAAAAGACGAGTCCCACACGCGGTCCACAATTTCTTCTCGGGTGAAAAGCCGTCCCGGATGGCTGCTGAGCAGTTCCAGCAGACCCATTTCTTTGCCGGTCAGGTGCACTTCTTCGGTGCCTTTGAAGAAACGGCGGTTGGCCCAGTCAAACCGCAAATCCTGAAACACCGTTTCCTGAGGGGTCAGGGTTTTGCCGCGCCTCAAGATGGCCCGGATGCGAGCCGTCACCTCTTGCAAATGAAAAGGCTTGACCAGATAATCGTCCCCCCCGAGTTGCAGCCCGTGCAGTTTGTCTTGCAGGCTGTCTCTGGCGCTCAGGAACAGGATCGGAAAGCTGTGTTCTTCGGCCCGGATTTTGCGCACCAGTTCAAAGCCAGCGTCCGGTCCCTCTGGGAGGCGGATGTCTGCGATCATCACATCGAAAGGGTAAAGACCGATCAGGGTCTGGGCCGTGGTGGCATCGCGGGCTTCATCCACGGCATAGCCTTCTTCCCGCAGGTAACGGGCCAGAGGGGAACGGATGCGTTCATCGTCTTCCAGCAACAGCACTCGCATGGTGCCTCCTTAAGTCTTCAGTA contains these protein-coding regions:
- the ttcA gene encoding tRNA 2-thiocytidine(32) synthetase TtcA, with protein sequence MQDTHEKEHSGNFYRLKRQLERQVAQAITDYGMIDDGDTVLVCLSGGKDSYTMLDTLMELQKRAPIDFKLVAMNLDQKQPGFPSHILPEYLKNLGVDHHILEQDTYSVVKEKIPEGKTMCSLCSRLRRGAIYTFAKEIGANKIALGHHRDDILETFFMNMFFGSRLKAMPPKLVSDDGQNVVIRPLAYCTERDIERYARAREFPIIPCNLCGSQENLQRRIVGEMLESWERQSPGRLNNIFRALSHVSASHLLDPNLFDFLGLTRDTVVEEGDIAFDQQDFKPERFEDQLEELPLI
- a CDS encoding response regulator transcription factor, which translates into the protein MRVLLLEDDERIRSPLARYLREEGYAVDEARDATTAQTLIGLYPFDVMIADIRLPEGPDAGFELVRKIRAEEHSFPILFLSARDSLQDKLHGLQLGGDDYLVKPFHLQEVTARIRAILRRGKTLTPQETVFQDLRFDWANRRFFKGTEEVHLTGKEMGLLELLSSHPGRLFTREEIVDRVWDSSFDAETNVIDVYVRNLRRKLGDGIVETVRGVGYRFPTV
- a CDS encoding HAMP domain-containing sensor histidine kinase yields the protein MNLQTRLSLWVGGVLFLALGTLSLLSGIVLYQVRLSDMNQELRDQSQLVMNSAKVYEGSNIPNVVLETLASGSEFVDARIEKNGHIIWESDFRTMPEAITAGFSNLGGWHMYRIRSAEFEVVVGRPLKSLQETLQSYAIISVPLTLLMSLIGALGSGWVLGQNLKPLHNLTTRIQKLDRPEPIPETSRPDEVGMLARALSESLQTLQRTRKTELEFLRVASHELRTPLTALKAELEYTLSKPRDLQVYETALRTLHRNTEHLERLAVNLLTLTRLQGSQVEFQQVDLWEVTGTVIDRMVPLALKKNLSLEFDGAPTTVQGDSIALSRLVENLVFNAIRYTQNGEIHVKVSEHTLTVQDQGQGFPQELIDNHETETVSMEGFGIGMKVVRSICELHQARLHLENTLRGARVVIVFPS
- a CDS encoding twin-arginine translocase TatA/TatE family subunit — its product is MNLGFPEIIMILVLALLVFGPKKLPELGKSLGQGIREFKKGTRSLQDDLSDSLKDPEPAPEKVKAS
- a CDS encoding ferritin-like domain-containing protein — protein: MSENKTNRRQFLGSLGLVGAGAMLGSCAVVAAPNKPNIDIDVLNFALNLEYLEAEFYLWAAFGRGLSAADSGGGPASVGGRKVNFTDDRVRQYAEEIAMDEEAHVRALRATIIALGGKPVARPKIDIGAAFTAAASAASNGAIKDFDAYANDLTFMHGAFVFEDVGVTAYNGAATLITDPKILQAAAGILAVEAYHAGEVRTYLYANKDQMAYGLKVEQIIAAISALRGKVGGGKDEGITKNGKANIVAADENAIAYARTTAEVLRIVYLGNVGKGGFYPDGLNGNIK
- the tatC gene encoding twin-arginine translocase subunit TatC, producing the protein MQTTPFKEAPLLDHLEELRLRLIYGLGFWTAGSALAYTYRDQLMEVLKGPLNGHIQAGHSVEIVTLSVTEPLITALQLSAFGGLVVALPFLVYQIWAFVAPGLTHEERKWGAPFVLGLGLSFALGVYFCYKVILPAALPFLLGFLGGITNLLSIGQYIGQMVTYLATFGLVFELPLTIFLLTKVGLVNSQMLSGIRKYAFIGLTVVSAIITPTADPFNLTLMAVPLYLLFELGILFSRMAEKKPRTIKH